One window of Microcoleus vaginatus PCC 9802 genomic DNA carries:
- a CDS encoding DUF21 domain-containing protein gives MLRLAMLLGLTLLIAFFVASELALVSADRHQIRQLAHVDDHPTAKTAELVHQAQNNIPHYLSVTQTGTTAGSLLLGWLGEGATVHWIEPWLDKLPIGHLSAVLTAHSIAVPAAFILVTYVEIVLGELIPKVLATHAPERTALLLMPALELCSKLLWPLLAILNGTVRLLTGWITSKESQPLLPPSEATLLQKDAHSALISGLWEVTAVNEKLGLHLPTDQAYQTIAGFVIHNLGKMPNQGDRLLWGELEIEAANIVEGSLETVLLRQVTRPLFEPQHPELVLN, from the coding sequence ATGCTGAGATTAGCAATGTTGCTGGGCTTAACACTTTTAATCGCCTTTTTTGTGGCGTCAGAACTAGCATTAGTATCAGCCGATCGCCATCAAATCCGCCAACTTGCTCACGTGGACGATCACCCAACCGCTAAAACCGCCGAACTCGTCCACCAAGCTCAAAACAACATACCGCATTACCTGTCTGTGACTCAAACTGGCACCACAGCAGGGAGTTTGCTGTTGGGTTGGTTGGGTGAGGGAGCGACTGTACACTGGATCGAACCGTGGCTCGACAAATTGCCTATAGGTCATTTGTCGGCTGTGCTGACTGCTCATTCGATCGCAGTTCCCGCAGCTTTTATCTTAGTAACTTACGTAGAAATAGTCTTAGGAGAACTCATTCCCAAAGTATTAGCAACCCACGCCCCAGAACGCACCGCTTTGCTGCTGATGCCAGCCCTCGAACTCTGCTCAAAATTACTCTGGCCGCTGCTAGCAATTCTCAACGGTACCGTGCGGCTGCTGACTGGTTGGATTACCAGTAAAGAGTCTCAACCGCTGCTGCCACCTTCCGAGGCCACTCTCCTTCAAAAAGATGCTCATTCGGCACTGATTTCTGGCCTATGGGAAGTGACAGCAGTTAACGAAAAACTCGGGTTACACCTGCCGACTGACCAAGCTTACCAAACAATCGCCGGATTCGTGATCCACAATTTAGGTAAAATGCCCAATCAAGGCGATCGGCTATTGTGGGGCGAGTTAGAAATAGAAGCTGCAAATATAGTAGAAGGCAGTTTAGAAACAGTGCTACTACGTCAGGTAACTCGCCCCTTATTTGAGCCACAACATCCAGAACTTGTGTTAAATTGA
- a CDS encoding YihY/virulence factor BrkB family protein codes for MNLKTVISLLKQTFTEWQEDKAPTLAAALAYYTVFSLAPLLIIVIAIVGLVFGAEAAQGQIVAQLQSLIGKDGAQTVQELILKASEPKSGMIATLVGVATLLWGASNVFTNLKEALNTIWNVSPPPGRGIWGFLQDRVLSFAMILGIGFLLLVSLVISAILAAVSYWLNNWLQLPVGIWQIVDFGISFGVVTLLFALIYKLLPDVHLAWNDVWIGAAITSVLFTIGKSLIGVYLGGSGIASTYGAAGSFVIILLWINYSAQILFLGAEFTQVWANRYGSRMQGSRNNIPNSENGESSARKPRKNS; via the coding sequence GTGAACTTAAAAACAGTCATATCGCTGCTCAAACAAACTTTTACTGAATGGCAAGAAGATAAAGCCCCAACCTTAGCCGCCGCCCTAGCCTATTACACAGTCTTCTCCCTGGCCCCGCTGCTAATTATCGTAATTGCGATCGTCGGTTTAGTCTTTGGTGCAGAGGCAGCCCAAGGTCAAATCGTCGCCCAACTCCAAAGTTTAATTGGCAAAGATGGCGCCCAAACTGTCCAAGAACTCATCCTCAAAGCCTCCGAACCCAAGTCGGGAATGATTGCTACTTTAGTCGGCGTCGCTACACTTTTGTGGGGCGCTTCCAACGTGTTTACTAATCTCAAAGAAGCCCTTAATACTATTTGGAATGTTTCACCGCCCCCCGGACGAGGCATCTGGGGATTCCTCCAAGATCGCGTATTGTCTTTTGCCATGATTTTAGGCATAGGCTTTCTACTGCTAGTATCTTTAGTAATTAGTGCCATTTTAGCCGCCGTTAGCTATTGGTTGAACAACTGGCTGCAATTACCAGTTGGCATTTGGCAGATTGTAGACTTTGGTATCTCCTTTGGCGTAGTTACGCTGCTTTTTGCCTTAATTTACAAACTTTTGCCCGATGTCCATCTTGCCTGGAATGATGTTTGGATCGGCGCCGCCATCACCTCAGTGCTGTTTACGATCGGCAAATCCCTAATTGGAGTTTACCTCGGAGGTAGCGGTATCGCCTCTACCTACGGTGCTGCGGGCTCGTTCGTGATTATCCTGCTTTGGATTAATTATTCCGCTCAAATTCTGTTCTTAGGTGCCGAGTTTACCCAAGTTTGGGCTAACAGATACGGCTCCAGAATGCAAGGTTCGCGAAACAATATCCCCAACAGCGAAAACGGAGAATCCTCCGCACGCAAACCTCGGAAGAACTCTTAA